One genomic region from Spirosoma sp. KCTC 42546 encodes:
- a CDS encoding Hsp70 family protein, with the protein MQTINFGIDLGTTNSLIARFMGVQVEVFKNPIGLKETLPSCVAFRKERVFVGDKAREWLLKDPLNVFSSFKRKMGTSETYQIQSRGESISPIDLSALVLKELKNFIHSGEIPQSIVVTIPASFDTVQSNATKQAGLAAGFQEVVLLQEPIAASLAYFNKYTTEKERGKWLVYDLGGGTFDVALIGIEDNEMRVLDHQGDNYLGGMDFDHSLVVDILIPEISRQTGLTDLASQLLTRDARYEKLYHILLLKAEEAKKELSTRLTTEIEVTFDMGDGEEVDLLITLGREQFNALIRDRIDATIEMLETIMVRNNVSTDALAEIILIGGSTYIPYVRTTLAERTGLPINTEADPTTAVAVGAAYFAGNTPIRQLVKPTTQAAEGVNSIRIQTGYSKTTKDLEEYISANVINFQEGLSYRITRNDGGFDTALRPLTARFGEFVGLLPNRVNTFTISLFDSYNNPVAVQVDPVDITHGLFSLYGQPLPEDICLEVDDLHNNATRCELVFSRNSVLPLTKTIYREISRTIRKGSDESLIINLLEGDATQHPSTNKNIGVIEVRAADLPTDLVKGSDVEIKLDMSESRDVSVSIHLGMTDQQFDEVFSPTQRYVSLTKLRDELTELRSQLELDLEKALQTEDYEAAARIQDLTDRARTLQHQAKTLQPAAFTDEKYQLDEAKRKLARQLYTNGPVSNRVLRTKERYYTLMESLQYWADTLQELSPKVRAEIQQLKADEPEAMRGNTYFRVEAHLAKCRRIYNDAVLYTPTILVHFFHSYASQSPDDYTDYQRAQAEIKRGEKALDRQNYDELRGVLLNLLGLTKNSDVIETKIKGTGLG; encoded by the coding sequence ATGCAAACGATCAATTTCGGGATAGATTTAGGAACAACGAATTCGCTAATTGCCCGTTTTATGGGGGTTCAGGTAGAGGTGTTCAAAAACCCAATTGGGTTGAAAGAGACGCTACCGAGTTGCGTTGCCTTTCGTAAAGAGCGCGTATTTGTGGGCGATAAAGCCCGTGAGTGGCTATTGAAGGACCCGCTCAACGTGTTTTCGAGTTTCAAACGTAAAATGGGCACGAGCGAGACCTATCAGATTCAATCGCGTGGCGAATCCATTAGCCCCATTGACCTGTCGGCACTTGTTCTGAAAGAACTTAAGAATTTCATTCATTCGGGCGAAATCCCCCAAAGTATAGTCGTTACCATTCCCGCTAGTTTCGATACCGTTCAGAGCAACGCCACCAAACAGGCTGGTTTAGCAGCCGGTTTCCAGGAGGTGGTTTTGCTTCAGGAGCCCATTGCGGCATCCCTGGCCTATTTCAACAAGTACACGACCGAAAAGGAACGTGGGAAATGGCTGGTGTATGACCTGGGGGGTGGCACGTTCGATGTAGCCCTGATCGGTATAGAAGACAATGAAATGCGCGTTCTTGATCATCAGGGCGACAATTACCTTGGCGGCATGGACTTCGATCATAGTCTGGTAGTAGACATCCTGATACCGGAAATTAGTCGGCAAACTGGCCTGACCGACCTCGCCAGTCAGCTTCTCACGCGCGATGCCCGCTACGAAAAACTATACCACATACTTCTCCTTAAAGCGGAGGAAGCTAAGAAAGAGCTCAGCACCCGGCTGACAACGGAAATTGAAGTGACGTTCGATATGGGCGACGGAGAGGAAGTCGATCTACTGATCACCCTAGGGCGGGAGCAATTTAATGCCCTTATCCGCGACCGTATCGACGCGACTATCGAGATGCTGGAAACGATTATGGTCCGCAATAATGTAAGCACCGATGCCCTCGCTGAAATCATCCTGATTGGTGGAAGCACCTATATTCCCTACGTTAGAACAACACTTGCCGAACGAACGGGGCTACCGATCAATACCGAAGCCGATCCCACTACGGCGGTGGCGGTTGGGGCAGCTTATTTTGCGGGTAATACACCCATCCGGCAACTGGTCAAGCCCACGACTCAGGCTGCCGAAGGAGTCAATTCAATACGCATTCAGACGGGTTACAGCAAAACGACAAAAGATCTGGAAGAATACATTTCGGCAAATGTGATCAATTTCCAGGAGGGTCTCTCCTATCGAATTACACGTAATGACGGTGGTTTTGATACAGCACTACGGCCGCTTACTGCCCGTTTCGGCGAGTTCGTTGGGCTGCTTCCGAACCGGGTCAATACGTTTACAATCAGCCTTTTCGATTCCTATAACAACCCAGTAGCTGTTCAGGTCGATCCCGTTGACATTACCCACGGCTTGTTTAGTTTGTATGGCCAGCCATTACCCGAAGACATTTGCCTGGAAGTTGACGATCTACACAACAATGCAACCCGCTGCGAACTGGTGTTCAGCCGGAACAGTGTATTGCCGCTCACCAAAACAATTTACCGGGAAATTAGCCGAACGATTCGAAAAGGCTCCGACGAAAGTCTGATCATTAATCTGCTTGAAGGTGATGCAACCCAACATCCCAGCACGAATAAGAATATAGGGGTCATTGAGGTTCGGGCCGCAGATCTGCCCACGGATCTGGTGAAAGGGTCGGATGTGGAGATTAAACTAGACATGAGTGAATCCCGGGATGTGTCGGTTAGTATCCATCTGGGTATGACCGACCAGCAATTCGATGAGGTGTTTAGTCCTACCCAACGGTATGTGAGTCTAACCAAATTACGCGACGAGTTAACTGAATTACGCAGTCAGCTTGAACTGGATTTAGAGAAGGCACTACAAACGGAAGACTACGAAGCAGCCGCCCGAATTCAGGATTTGACCGACCGGGCCAGAACATTACAGCATCAGGCGAAAACATTGCAACCGGCCGCTTTCACCGACGAGAAATATCAACTCGATGAAGCCAAACGAAAACTGGCCCGGCAGCTATACACGAATGGCCCCGTCAGCAATCGGGTTCTACGTACAAAGGAGCGTTACTATACCCTTATGGAATCGCTCCAGTATTGGGCAGATACACTCCAGGAACTCTCACCAAAGGTACGCGCTGAAATTCAGCAGTTAAAAGCCGATGAACCCGAAGCCATGCGGGGGAATACGTACTTTCGGGTGGAGGCCCATCTGGCTAAATGCCGTCGGATCTACAACGACGCAGTCCTCTATACCCCCACGATATTGGTCCATTTCTTCCATTCATACGCCAGTCAGTCGCCAGATGACTATACGGACTACCAGCGGGCACAGGCTGAAATCAAACGGGGCGAAAAAGCCCTTGATCGTCAGAATTATGACGAGCTGCGGGGCGTTTTGCTCAATCTGCTCGGTCTGACTAAAAACAGTGACGTCATTGAAACTAAAATTAAAGGTACTGGACTCGGTTAA
- a CDS encoding ribonuclease Z has protein sequence MTQHESEHHRSTHLPFALTILGAGSATPTLRLHQTAQLLAVGNDYVLIDCGEGTQFRLIEQRIRPGRLRYIFISHLHGDHYFGLAPLLSSLNMAGRTEDLYLFGPRGLDEVLTTIFRVSDSRLGYKLHFQIVEPDQPAFLLDHPLMTVQSIPLQHRIDCTGYLFREKPAKPHLLREKLPADVPIAYLKRLKEGLDILDAEGQLLYAAAEYTEPGPVPRSYAFCSDTRYVEELIPQLQGVNLLYHEATFLRDNSQRAAEVFHSTAEQAATIAAKAGVGRLLIGHFSSRYKQFEPFLDEARAVFPETYLAIEGQTIEI, from the coding sequence ATGACCCAACACGAATCGGAACATCATCGCTCTACTCATTTACCCTTCGCCCTCACAATTCTGGGGGCAGGCTCTGCTACACCCACACTTAGGCTCCACCAAACGGCCCAGTTGCTGGCGGTTGGGAATGACTATGTACTTATTGACTGTGGAGAAGGTACTCAGTTCCGGTTAATCGAACAACGCATTCGGCCGGGGCGACTACGGTATATTTTCATCAGTCACCTGCATGGTGATCATTACTTTGGCCTGGCTCCTCTCCTGTCGTCGCTGAATATGGCTGGCCGTACAGAAGATTTGTACCTGTTTGGCCCTCGCGGTCTGGATGAGGTCCTGACCACTATTTTTCGAGTGTCCGACTCTCGTTTAGGCTACAAACTGCATTTTCAGATCGTTGAGCCAGACCAACCGGCCTTCTTACTCGATCATCCGCTCATGACGGTACAGTCGATTCCGCTCCAGCACCGGATCGACTGTACAGGTTATCTTTTCCGGGAAAAACCAGCTAAACCTCATCTATTGCGGGAGAAGCTCCCTGCCGATGTCCCAATTGCGTATTTAAAACGGTTGAAAGAGGGACTGGATATTCTGGACGCGGAGGGTCAACTCCTCTACGCAGCCGCCGAATACACCGAACCAGGCCCTGTTCCCCGTTCCTACGCGTTCTGCTCCGACACTCGCTACGTGGAGGAGTTAATTCCGCAACTTCAGGGCGTCAATTTGCTCTACCATGAAGCAACGTTTTTGCGGGACAATAGCCAACGAGCTGCCGAAGTTTTTCATTCTACTGCCGAGCAAGCAGCTACCATTGCGGCCAAAGCCGGTGTTGGTCGTTTGTTAATTGGCCATTTCTCATCGCGGTACAAACAGTTTGAGCCTTTTTTAGACGAAGCCCGGGCAGTTTTTCCAGAAACCTACCTCGCCATCGAAGGCCAAACGATTGAAATTTGA
- a CDS encoding STAS domain-containing protein, whose product MNYTIEKNEQYALIRLAENTFGEEVPANFETLSRGLFREGYSNIIVDMAPVQLVDPAGVMVLRKVSRQCTNEEGLLVAVTKNDDLIELLDRSNLTDLTIMPTVEEAVDAVFMNELENDFRSEEDDEYDVGGSVEA is encoded by the coding sequence ATGAATTATACCATCGAGAAAAACGAACAGTACGCCCTTATCCGATTAGCCGAGAACACGTTTGGAGAGGAGGTGCCCGCCAATTTCGAAACCCTTAGCCGTGGTTTATTCCGCGAGGGATACAGTAATATTATTGTGGATATGGCACCCGTTCAACTGGTTGATCCGGCTGGCGTAATGGTTCTTCGGAAAGTCAGTCGGCAATGCACGAATGAAGAAGGGCTATTGGTTGCCGTTACCAAGAATGATGATCTGATTGAACTTTTGGACAGGTCTAACCTCACCGATCTAACGATCATGCCAACGGTGGAAGAAGCGGTAGACGCTGTGTTTATGAATGAGCTTGAAAATGATTTTCGGAGTGAAGAAGATGATGAGTACGATGTCGGAGGGAGTGTCGAAGCCTGA
- a CDS encoding phosphoribosylaminoimidazolesuccinocarboxamide synthase, whose protein sequence is MNAIQETNFQFPGQTGFYRGKVRDVYAFPEKLVMIASDRISAFDVVLPRPIPFKGQVLNQTAAYFLRATSDIVPNWLLDTPDPNVSIGLKCEPYAVEMVVRGYLAGHAWREYRDGHRTLCGVSLPDGLRENDRLPTPIITPSTKAHEGHDEDISREEILERGIVQESEYVQLEKYALALFARGTEMAAKQGLILVDTKYEFGNLDGKVYLIDEVHTPDSSRYFYADTYEQNQQAGQPQKQLSKEFVREWLIANGFQGKTGQTVPVMSDEWVNQISKRYIELFETVTGQPFQPDEATDPLTRIETNILRAIN, encoded by the coding sequence ATGAACGCCATTCAGGAAACTAATTTTCAATTCCCCGGTCAAACGGGATTTTATCGCGGTAAAGTTCGGGACGTGTACGCGTTTCCCGAGAAACTCGTCATGATTGCGTCAGATCGTATTTCAGCCTTCGACGTCGTATTACCCCGCCCTATTCCGTTCAAAGGACAGGTGCTTAATCAGACGGCCGCTTATTTTCTGCGAGCGACCTCCGACATTGTACCCAACTGGCTTCTCGATACACCCGACCCTAACGTAAGCATCGGCCTGAAATGCGAGCCTTATGCTGTTGAAATGGTTGTTCGGGGTTATCTGGCAGGCCATGCCTGGCGGGAATATCGCGATGGACACCGGACTCTCTGCGGTGTATCTTTACCCGATGGCCTGCGCGAAAATGACCGCCTGCCAACGCCAATCATCACCCCATCGACCAAAGCCCACGAAGGCCATGACGAAGACATCAGTCGCGAAGAAATTCTGGAACGGGGTATCGTTCAGGAAAGCGAGTATGTTCAGTTGGAGAAGTACGCGCTGGCCCTATTTGCACGGGGCACCGAAATGGCTGCGAAACAAGGCCTGATTCTTGTAGATACGAAATATGAATTCGGCAACCTGGATGGTAAGGTCTATTTGATTGACGAGGTCCATACGCCTGACTCGTCGCGTTATTTCTACGCAGACACGTATGAGCAAAACCAGCAAGCCGGTCAGCCACAAAAACAATTATCGAAGGAATTCGTTAGAGAATGGCTTATTGCCAACGGCTTTCAGGGTAAAACCGGCCAGACAGTACCCGTTATGTCTGACGAATGGGTAAATCAAATTTCGAAGCGTTATATTGAACTGTTTGAGACCGTTACGGGTCAGCCTTTTCAACCCGATGAGGCAACGGATCCGCTTACTCGGATCGAAACGAATATACTAAGAGCAATAAATTAA
- a CDS encoding acetyl-CoA C-acyltransferase: MNEVVIISAVRTPIGGFGGVLSTLSAVELGAAAIRGALSRAGVQPDQVQEVYMGNVVSANVGQAPAKQAALQAGLPANIPCTTINKVCASGTKAIMLAAQAIQLGQADVIVAGGMESMSNAPYYVPKARFGYKYGNAELVDGLARDGLVDAYDQCAMGVFADQTAQQYEISREEQDAYTVQSYRRAEASTQSGRFSAEIIAVEVAGRKGSVTVSEDEEYKNVIYDKIPTLKAAFTPGGTVTPASSSPISDGASALVVMSQRKADELGLKPLARILAYADAEQEPQWFTTAPTKAVPLALQRAGLTVDAIDFFEVNEAFSVVPLVFSKVLNVPQEKLNTFGGAVSIGHPLGASGARIVTTLTNVLEQNGGRYGAVGICNGGGGASAIVIEKL, from the coding sequence ATGAACGAGGTAGTCATTATTTCTGCGGTTCGAACGCCCATTGGTGGGTTTGGAGGTGTACTCTCAACCCTGTCTGCCGTTGAGCTGGGCGCAGCGGCCATTCGGGGTGCTCTCAGCCGTGCGGGCGTCCAGCCCGATCAGGTGCAGGAAGTGTACATGGGCAATGTGGTGTCGGCCAACGTTGGCCAGGCTCCTGCCAAACAGGCGGCTCTCCAAGCAGGATTGCCTGCCAACATCCCCTGCACAACCATCAACAAGGTATGCGCATCGGGCACAAAAGCGATTATGCTGGCAGCCCAGGCCATTCAACTCGGCCAGGCCGATGTCATTGTAGCCGGGGGTATGGAAAGCATGTCGAATGCTCCCTATTACGTTCCCAAAGCTCGTTTTGGCTACAAATATGGCAATGCGGAACTCGTCGACGGCCTCGCCCGAGATGGACTTGTGGATGCTTACGATCAGTGTGCCATGGGCGTTTTTGCCGATCAGACCGCCCAGCAGTATGAAATTAGCCGGGAGGAACAGGATGCGTATACCGTCCAGTCGTACCGTCGGGCAGAGGCCAGCACGCAAAGTGGCCGATTTAGTGCCGAAATCATAGCTGTAGAGGTGGCAGGGCGCAAAGGCAGCGTGACGGTGAGCGAAGATGAGGAATATAAAAACGTTATTTACGACAAAATTCCGACGCTGAAAGCGGCTTTTACACCCGGTGGTACGGTCACACCAGCCAGCTCATCGCCCATCAGCGATGGGGCTTCTGCCCTGGTTGTGATGAGCCAACGAAAAGCCGACGAACTGGGACTGAAACCGCTGGCCCGGATTCTGGCCTATGCCGATGCCGAGCAGGAGCCTCAGTGGTTCACCACAGCACCAACCAAAGCCGTTCCGCTGGCGCTTCAACGGGCCGGGCTAACCGTCGATGCTATTGACTTTTTTGAAGTAAACGAAGCGTTTTCCGTTGTTCCGCTGGTGTTCAGTAAGGTGCTGAACGTTCCGCAGGAGAAACTAAATACCTTTGGGGGGGCGGTGTCCATTGGCCATCCCCTCGGCGCATCCGGTGCCCGAATCGTAACAACACTCACCAACGTATTAGAGCAAAACGGTGGACGATACGGGGCCGTCGGTATTTGCAACGGGGGCGGGGGCGCATCGGCTATTGTTATTGAGAAATTATAA